Proteins encoded by one window of Kribbella flavida DSM 17836:
- a CDS encoding IclR family transcriptional regulator, with product MDNSSGVGVLDKAALVLSALESGPATLAGLVAATGLARPTAHRLAVALEHHRLVGRDMQGRFVLGPRLSELASAAGEDRLLATAGPVLARLRDITGESAQLFRRQGEYRVCVAAAERPSGLRDTVPVGSQLTMAAGSAAQILLAWEDPERMHRGLHNATFNAAALAGVRRRGWAHSVGEREQGVASVSAPVRSPSGKVIAAVSVSGPIERLSRQPGRMHAPAVMAAAERLSEALRRASE from the coding sequence ATGGACAACTCTAGCGGAGTCGGCGTTCTCGACAAAGCAGCTCTCGTGCTGTCCGCCCTCGAGTCCGGGCCGGCGACCCTGGCCGGTCTGGTGGCGGCGACGGGACTGGCGCGGCCGACGGCGCACCGGCTCGCGGTCGCGCTCGAGCACCACCGGCTGGTGGGTCGTGACATGCAGGGCCGGTTCGTGCTCGGCCCGCGCCTGAGCGAGTTGGCCTCCGCGGCCGGTGAGGACCGGTTGCTGGCGACCGCCGGCCCGGTGCTGGCCCGGCTCCGCGACATCACCGGTGAGTCGGCGCAGCTGTTCCGCCGCCAGGGCGAGTACCGGGTCTGCGTGGCGGCCGCCGAGCGTCCGTCCGGTCTGCGCGACACCGTGCCGGTCGGCAGCCAGCTGACGATGGCCGCCGGGTCGGCCGCGCAAATACTGCTCGCCTGGGAGGACCCGGAGCGGATGCACCGCGGCCTCCACAACGCCACCTTCAACGCGGCCGCGCTGGCCGGCGTACGGCGGCGCGGCTGGGCCCACTCGGTCGGCGAACGCGAGCAGGGTGTCGCGTCGGTCTCCGCGCCGGTCCGCTCCCCCTCCGGCAAGGTGATCGCCGCGGTGTCGGTCTCCGGCCCGATCGAGCGACTCTCCCGCCAGCCCGGCCGGATGCACGCCCCCGCCGTCATGGCCGCCGCCGAACGCCTCTCCGAAGCCCTCCGCCGCGCCTCGGAGTAG
- a CDS encoding CPBP family intramembrane glutamic endopeptidase: MAYDATPRPGSTADVRDPGPQPYHRLLRNPVTSGWMVVLGAFAVLAGWMFASLVIQTIRLSIHKDPEGTISWFGLLATNLTLIVLIPLTMLVATRLNRQTPGLLSSVVGRIRWRPLAWFGLVAIAVELLMLGVIKVGGVELLGGNGGVAADAAAVIAVTLLTSTFQAAGEEYFFRGYLLQAVGAFVRSSVIAVLVTTVLFTMAHGVWPWESPALFLDRFAFGLVAGMLVLRTGGLEAAIAAHAANNVMTFIYAALTDSVNASLNASDASWSLVAVDVSKFVLFGVVAVLLARKQNLATTCDLPLVHAPVVGGPGKRLV; the protein is encoded by the coding sequence ATGGCGTACGACGCGACGCCGCGTCCCGGCTCCACCGCGGACGTCCGCGACCCGGGGCCGCAGCCGTACCACCGGCTGCTGCGCAACCCGGTCACGTCCGGCTGGATGGTGGTCCTGGGCGCCTTCGCGGTGCTGGCCGGCTGGATGTTCGCCAGCCTGGTGATCCAGACGATCCGGCTCAGCATCCACAAGGATCCCGAAGGCACCATCTCGTGGTTCGGGCTGCTGGCGACGAACCTGACCCTGATCGTGCTGATCCCGCTGACGATGCTGGTCGCGACCCGGCTGAACCGGCAGACACCGGGGCTGCTGTCGTCGGTGGTGGGCCGGATCCGGTGGCGGCCGCTGGCCTGGTTCGGGCTGGTCGCGATCGCGGTCGAGCTGCTGATGCTCGGGGTGATCAAGGTCGGCGGCGTCGAACTGCTCGGCGGCAACGGCGGCGTCGCCGCGGACGCGGCGGCGGTGATCGCGGTGACGTTGCTCACCTCGACCTTCCAGGCGGCGGGGGAGGAGTACTTCTTCCGCGGCTACCTGCTGCAGGCGGTCGGTGCGTTCGTCCGCAGCTCGGTGATCGCGGTGCTCGTCACCACCGTGCTGTTCACGATGGCGCACGGGGTGTGGCCGTGGGAGAGCCCGGCGTTGTTCCTGGACCGGTTCGCGTTCGGTCTGGTGGCGGGCATGCTCGTCCTGCGCACCGGGGGGCTGGAGGCGGCGATCGCGGCGCATGCGGCCAACAACGTGATGACGTTCATCTACGCCGCGCTGACGGACTCGGTGAACGCCAGTCTCAACGCGTCGGACGCCAGTTGGTCCCTGGTGGCGGTGGACGTGTCGAAGTTCGTGCTGTTCGGCGTCGTCGCGGTGCTGCTGGCCCGCAAGCAGAACCTGGCGACCACGTGTGACCTGCCGCTGGTGCACGCTCCGGTGGTCGGCGGGCCGGGCAAGAGACTGGTGTGA
- the corA gene encoding magnesium/cobalt transporter CorA: MSDLRLRTLRAFGRTPSLRAAARRYAGGLPTSPGPVETAPAEHGSHTKPKGHSVVDSAIYCDGRRVASPESLADTYQVLHEAPKSLAWIGLYRPDRRELTSLAQEFDLHELAIEDAIQAHQRPKLERYGDTLFVVLKAARYRDAAEEVEFGEVHVFVGPDFVVTVRHAEAPNLAAVRRRVERDPELLRQGTEAVLYAIMDKVVDGYAPVVAGLENDIDEIETEVFRGDPKVSRRIYELSREVIEFQRATRPLVGMLDSLRAGFDKYGVDEELQRSLRDVADHVTQVVEKVDGFRELLRDILTVNATLVAQQQNEEMKSLTVASNAQNEEVKRISAWAAILFAPTLIGTVYGMNFDVMPELHWQWGYPFAIGLMALVCGSLHQVFKRRGWL, encoded by the coding sequence ATGTCCGACCTGCGCCTGCGCACTCTTCGCGCCTTCGGCCGTACCCCTTCGTTGCGGGCTGCCGCTCGCCGGTACGCCGGGGGGCTGCCGACTTCGCCTGGACCGGTGGAGACCGCTCCGGCCGAGCATGGCTCGCACACCAAGCCCAAGGGGCACAGCGTTGTCGACAGTGCGATCTACTGCGACGGGCGGCGCGTGGCGTCACCGGAGTCGCTGGCCGACACCTACCAGGTGCTGCACGAGGCGCCGAAAAGCCTGGCCTGGATCGGGCTGTACCGGCCGGACCGGCGGGAGCTGACCTCGCTGGCGCAGGAGTTCGACCTGCACGAGCTGGCGATCGAGGACGCGATCCAGGCGCACCAGCGGCCGAAGCTGGAGCGGTACGGGGACACGTTGTTCGTGGTGCTGAAGGCCGCGCGCTACCGGGACGCGGCCGAGGAGGTCGAGTTCGGCGAGGTGCACGTGTTCGTCGGTCCGGACTTCGTGGTGACGGTCCGGCACGCCGAGGCGCCCAACCTGGCCGCGGTACGGCGCCGGGTGGAACGCGATCCCGAGCTGCTGCGGCAGGGCACTGAGGCGGTGCTCTACGCGATCATGGACAAGGTCGTCGACGGGTACGCGCCGGTGGTCGCCGGGCTCGAGAACGACATCGACGAGATCGAGACCGAGGTGTTCCGCGGCGACCCGAAGGTGTCGCGGCGCATCTACGAGCTGTCCCGTGAGGTGATCGAGTTCCAGCGCGCGACCCGGCCGCTGGTCGGCATGCTGGACTCGTTGCGGGCGGGTTTCGACAAGTACGGCGTGGACGAGGAACTGCAGCGGTCCCTGCGCGACGTCGCCGACCACGTCACCCAGGTGGTGGAGAAGGTGGACGGCTTCCGCGAGCTGCTGCGCGACATTCTGACCGTGAACGCGACGCTGGTCGCCCAGCAGCAGAACGAGGAGATGAAGTCCCTCACCGTCGCCAGCAACGCGCAGAACGAAGAGGTGAAGCGGATCTCCGCGTGGGCGGCGATCCTGTTCGCGCCGACGCTGATCGGCACCGTCTACGGGATGAACTTCGACGTGATGCCGGAGCTGCACTGGCAGTGGGGCTACCCGTTCGCCATCGGCCTGATGGCTTTGGTGTGCGGCAGTCTGCACCAGGTCTTCAAGCGCCGCGGCTGGCTCTGA
- a CDS encoding HU family DNA-binding protein: MNKSQLVEALAVHFDGNRRSAQHALESVIDTVQRELTKKGGKVAITGFGAFEAIERGARMVRNPRTGETKRAKKTVVPKFRAGAELKAVVSGAKKLPKLTTPKPGATATKAAAPAKKAPAKTVATKTAAKKAPAKAAATKTVAKKAPAKKAPAKAAATKTVAKKAPAKKAPAKTVAKKAPAKKAPAKKAPAKKATSR, translated from the coding sequence GTGAACAAGAGCCAGTTGGTCGAAGCGCTCGCAGTGCACTTCGACGGAAATCGCCGTTCGGCCCAGCACGCCCTGGAGTCGGTCATCGACACCGTCCAGCGCGAGCTGACCAAGAAGGGCGGCAAGGTCGCCATCACCGGGTTCGGTGCCTTCGAGGCCATCGAGCGTGGTGCCCGCATGGTTCGCAACCCGCGGACCGGCGAGACCAAGCGTGCCAAGAAGACCGTGGTTCCGAAGTTCCGTGCGGGTGCGGAGCTGAAGGCCGTCGTCTCCGGTGCGAAGAAGCTGCCGAAGCTGACCACGCCGAAGCCCGGCGCGACCGCCACCAAGGCAGCCGCTCCGGCCAAGAAGGCCCCGGCCAAGACCGTCGCGACCAAGACCGCCGCCAAGAAGGCGCCGGCCAAGGCCGCCGCCACCAAGACGGTCGCCAAGAAGGCCCCGGCCAAGAAGGCCCCGGCCAAGGCCGCCGCCACCAAGACGGTCGCCAAGAAGGCCCCGGCCAAGAAGGCCCCGGCCAAGACCGTCGCGAAGAAGGCGCCGGCCAAGAAGGCCCCTGCCAAGAAGGCGCCGGCCAAGAAGGCCACGTCCCGCTGA
- a CDS encoding GNAT family N-acetyltransferase: MTTDIRPARPDEYAAVGELTVEAYASDGFIPAGSGLGDTLRAAADRAERAELWVATDGTDLLGTVTYCRPGSFYREIARDDEGEFRMLAVSGKARGQGLGTALTVHCINRSRELGYRRLVMSSADYMLPAHRMYQRLGFTRIPDRDWSPRPGVALIAFALDL; encoded by the coding sequence GTGACAACCGACATCCGGCCGGCCCGGCCCGACGAGTACGCCGCCGTCGGCGAGCTGACCGTCGAGGCCTACGCGAGCGACGGGTTCATCCCGGCCGGGTCAGGTCTCGGCGACACCCTGCGAGCAGCCGCCGACCGTGCGGAACGGGCCGAGCTCTGGGTCGCGACCGACGGCACCGACCTGCTCGGCACCGTCACCTACTGCCGCCCCGGATCCTTCTACCGCGAGATCGCCCGCGACGACGAGGGCGAGTTCCGCATGCTCGCGGTCTCCGGCAAGGCCCGCGGACAAGGCCTCGGGACCGCGCTGACCGTTCACTGCATCAACCGCTCCCGCGAACTCGGCTACCGTCGGCTGGTCATGTCCAGCGCCGACTACATGCTGCCCGCCCACCGCATGTACCAGCGGCTGGGCTTCACCCGGATCCCCGACCGGGACTGGTCCCCACGGCCCGGCGTAGCGTTGATCGCCTTCGCCCTGGACCTGTGA
- the leuC gene encoding 3-isopropylmalate dehydratase large subunit, which yields MGRTLSEKVWDAHVVRHADGEPDLLYIDLHLVHEVTSPQAFDGLRLAGRQVRRPDLTIATEDHNVPTYDVDKPIADPVSRTQVETLRRNAAEFGIRIHTLGDPDQGVVHVIGPQLGLTQPGMTVVCGDSHTSTHGAFGAIAFGIGTSEVEHVLATQTLMQARPKTMAVTVDGVLPDGVSAKDLVLSLIAKVGTGGGQGYIVEYRGEAIRALTMEARMTICNMSIEWGAKAGMIAPDETTFAYLKDKPHAPQGVDWEAAVEYWKSLATDDDATFDREVVLRAEEIAPFVTWGTNPGQGVPLSANVPAPDDFDNENDRVAAERALEYMGLTAGTPLREVQVDTVFLGSCTNGRIEDLRAAAGVLAGRKVADGTRMLVVPGSGRVRLQAEAEGLDKIFKDAGAEWRGAGCSMCLGMNPDQLAPGERSASTSNRNFEGRQGKGGRTHLVSPLVAAATAVTGTLAAPADLPPVQVAVPENV from the coding sequence ATGGGCAGGACGTTGTCGGAAAAGGTCTGGGACGCACATGTCGTGCGCCACGCCGACGGGGAACCCGACCTCCTCTACATCGACCTCCACCTGGTGCACGAGGTGACCAGCCCGCAGGCCTTCGACGGGCTGCGGCTGGCCGGCCGGCAGGTCCGCCGCCCGGACCTGACCATCGCGACCGAGGACCACAACGTCCCGACGTACGACGTGGACAAGCCGATCGCCGACCCGGTGTCGCGGACCCAGGTGGAGACGCTGCGCCGCAACGCCGCCGAGTTCGGCATCCGGATCCACACGCTCGGTGACCCCGACCAGGGCGTCGTGCACGTGATCGGCCCCCAGCTCGGGCTGACCCAGCCCGGGATGACCGTGGTCTGCGGTGACAGCCACACCTCGACGCACGGCGCGTTCGGCGCGATCGCGTTCGGCATCGGCACCAGCGAGGTCGAGCACGTACTGGCCACCCAGACTCTGATGCAGGCCCGGCCGAAGACGATGGCGGTCACCGTCGACGGCGTGCTGCCGGATGGCGTCTCCGCCAAGGACCTGGTGCTGTCGCTGATCGCCAAGGTCGGCACCGGCGGCGGCCAGGGCTACATCGTCGAGTACCGCGGCGAGGCGATCCGCGCGCTGACCATGGAAGCCCGGATGACGATCTGCAACATGTCGATCGAGTGGGGCGCCAAGGCCGGCATGATCGCGCCGGACGAGACCACCTTCGCCTACCTCAAGGACAAGCCGCACGCGCCGCAGGGCGTCGACTGGGAGGCCGCGGTCGAGTACTGGAAGAGCCTGGCCACCGACGACGACGCGACCTTCGACCGCGAGGTCGTGCTGCGCGCCGAGGAGATCGCCCCGTTCGTCACCTGGGGCACCAACCCCGGCCAGGGCGTGCCGCTGTCGGCGAACGTGCCGGCGCCGGACGACTTCGACAACGAGAACGACCGGGTCGCCGCCGAGCGCGCGCTGGAGTACATGGGCCTCACCGCCGGTACGCCGCTGCGCGAGGTCCAGGTCGACACCGTCTTCCTCGGCTCCTGCACCAACGGCCGGATCGAGGACCTGCGCGCGGCCGCCGGAGTGCTGGCCGGCCGGAAGGTTGCCGACGGCACCCGGATGCTGGTGGTGCCGGGGTCGGGCCGGGTCCGGCTGCAGGCCGAGGCCGAGGGCCTGGACAAGATCTTCAAGGACGCCGGCGCCGAGTGGCGCGGCGCGGGCTGCTCGATGTGCCTGGGCATGAACCCGGACCAGCTGGCGCCGGGCGAGCGCAGCGCGTCGACGTCCAACCGCAACTTCGAAGGACGGCAGGGCAAGGGCGGCCGGACCCACCTGGTCTCGCCGCTGGTCGCCGCCGCCACCGCCGTCACCGGAACGCTGGCCGCGCCGGCCGACCTGCCGCCGGTTCAGGTCGCCGTACCCGAGAACGTCTGA
- the leuD gene encoding 3-isopropylmalate dehydratase small subunit, whose translation MEAFTQHIGTAAPLRRSNVDTDQIIPAVYLKRVTRTGFEDGLFAAWRNDPAFVLNQPEYDGVSVLVAGPDFGTGSSREHAVWALLDYGFRVVVSSRFGDIFRGNSGKAGLLAALVTQDVVEQLWTTIENDPGTKVTVDLEAKTISAGDLSAPFEIDDYTRYRLLNGLDDVGITLSHVDDIEAYEATRPAFKPATLPAKA comes from the coding sequence ATGGAAGCCTTCACCCAGCACATCGGCACGGCCGCTCCGCTGCGCCGCAGCAACGTCGACACCGACCAGATCATCCCGGCGGTCTACCTCAAGCGGGTCACCCGGACCGGCTTCGAGGACGGCCTGTTCGCCGCCTGGCGCAACGACCCGGCCTTCGTCCTGAACCAGCCGGAGTACGACGGCGTCTCGGTGCTGGTCGCCGGGCCCGACTTCGGTACCGGGTCCTCCCGTGAGCACGCGGTGTGGGCGCTGCTCGACTACGGGTTCCGGGTGGTCGTGTCGTCGCGGTTCGGCGACATCTTCCGGGGCAACTCCGGCAAGGCGGGCCTGCTCGCCGCGCTCGTCACCCAGGACGTCGTCGAGCAGCTCTGGACGACGATCGAGAACGACCCCGGCACCAAGGTGACGGTCGACCTGGAGGCGAAGACGATCTCGGCCGGGGACCTGTCGGCGCCGTTCGAGATCGACGACTACACGCGGTACCGGCTGCTGAACGGGCTCGACGACGTCGGCATCACGCTGTCGCACGTGGACGACATCGAGGCGTACGAGGCGACCCGCCCGGCGTTCAAGCCGGCGACCCTGCCTGCCAAGGCCTGA
- the gltX gene encoding glutamate--tRNA ligase, with amino-acid sequence MTDRPAAAPFDDDSGVLGGLEPHQVRLRFAPSPTGYLHVGNIRTALFAWAFARHYGGKLVLRIEDTDVARNTAEGLQFTLDSLRWLGIDWDEGPEVGGDFGPYQQSERMDVYADVVAKLLDAGRAYHCYCSQEELDQRREAARSAGQHSGYDGHCRTLTPEQVQAYIDEGRRPVVRLRMPDRPITFTDLVRGEITFLPENLGDYVLVRANGHPLYPLVNPVDDALMQVTHVLRGEDLLPSTPRQIALYEALAEIGVGTGRTPLFGHLPFVMGEGNKKLSKRDPGSGLGEYMERGFLPEGLLNYLALLGWSIAEDRDVFTMAEMIEAFDIRKVNANAARFDPKKCEAINASHMRLLDPAEFGRRVVPFLAQAGVLPAEPTEQQQQLLTAAVPLVQERMNTLSESVDMLGFLFVPDEAFAVDPDAAGKVLTGDAGAVLEAAVKSLSDLSDWTTEAIEAALRQSLIDGLGLKPKNAFGPVRVAISGRRISPPLFESLELLGRERSLHRLEQARALLPTE; translated from the coding sequence GTGACTGACCGGCCTGCCGCTGCCCCCTTCGACGACGACAGCGGCGTACTTGGCGGCCTCGAACCGCACCAGGTCCGCCTGCGGTTCGCTCCCTCCCCGACCGGCTACCTGCACGTCGGCAACATCCGGACCGCGCTGTTCGCCTGGGCCTTCGCCCGGCACTACGGCGGCAAGCTGGTGCTGCGGATCGAGGACACCGACGTCGCGCGCAACACCGCCGAGGGACTCCAGTTCACGCTGGACTCGCTGCGCTGGCTGGGCATCGACTGGGACGAGGGCCCCGAGGTCGGCGGCGACTTCGGCCCGTACCAGCAGTCCGAGCGGATGGACGTCTACGCCGACGTGGTCGCCAAGCTGCTCGACGCGGGCCGGGCGTACCACTGCTACTGCTCGCAGGAGGAGCTCGACCAGCGCCGCGAGGCCGCCCGGTCGGCCGGTCAGCACAGCGGGTACGACGGCCACTGCCGCACGCTGACGCCCGAGCAGGTCCAGGCGTACATCGACGAGGGCAGGCGCCCGGTCGTCCGGCTGAGGATGCCGGACCGGCCGATCACCTTCACCGACCTGGTCCGTGGCGAGATCACCTTCCTGCCCGAGAACCTCGGCGACTACGTGCTGGTCCGGGCCAACGGTCACCCGCTCTACCCGCTGGTGAACCCGGTCGACGATGCGCTGATGCAGGTCACCCATGTGCTGCGCGGCGAGGACCTGCTGCCGTCGACGCCGCGCCAGATCGCGCTGTACGAGGCGCTGGCCGAGATCGGCGTCGGGACCGGACGGACGCCGCTGTTCGGGCACCTGCCGTTCGTGATGGGCGAGGGCAACAAGAAGCTGTCCAAGCGCGACCCGGGCTCCGGCCTCGGCGAGTACATGGAGCGCGGCTTCCTGCCCGAGGGCCTGCTGAACTACCTGGCGCTGCTCGGCTGGTCGATCGCCGAGGACCGCGACGTGTTCACGATGGCGGAAATGATCGAGGCGTTCGACATCCGCAAGGTGAACGCGAACGCGGCCCGGTTCGACCCGAAGAAGTGCGAGGCGATCAACGCCTCGCACATGCGGCTGCTCGACCCGGCCGAATTCGGCCGCCGGGTGGTGCCGTTCCTGGCCCAGGCCGGGGTGCTGCCCGCCGAGCCGACCGAGCAGCAGCAGCAGTTGCTGACCGCCGCCGTACCGCTGGTGCAGGAGCGGATGAACACGCTGTCGGAGTCGGTCGACATGCTCGGCTTCCTGTTCGTGCCCGACGAGGCGTTCGCCGTCGACCCGGACGCGGCCGGCAAGGTGCTGACCGGGGACGCCGGCGCCGTGCTCGAGGCGGCGGTGAAGTCGTTGTCGGACCTGTCCGACTGGACCACCGAGGCGATCGAGGCCGCGCTGCGCCAGTCGCTGATCGACGGGCTCGGGCTGAAGCCGAAGAACGCGTTCGGCCCGGTCCGGGTCGCGATCTCCGGCCGCCGGATCTCGCCGCCGCTGTTCGAGTCGCTCGAGCTGCTCGGCCGGGAGCGGTCGCTGCACCGCCTCGAGCAGGCCCGCGCGCTGCTGCCGACGGAGTGA
- a CDS encoding DinB family protein, translating to MPEPFDWAILERPSAMAMVRGQLGVSWMVLSGRLAALTDEQYFWRPSAEALTVVRRRHAGRFRALGSGEWVAQWPDEPDHRGPRTIAWLIAHLTETFFERWEWTFGERIQGRADITLHGNARDAVAWLAHWVDAWQQSIAELDEQQVMTIGLSQASELDAAEPFGHVALRLNRELIHHGSEIMTLQDLHALAA from the coding sequence ATGCCGGAACCGTTCGACTGGGCCATCCTGGAGCGACCGTCGGCGATGGCGATGGTGCGGGGCCAGCTCGGGGTCAGCTGGATGGTGCTGTCCGGCCGGCTCGCGGCACTGACCGACGAGCAGTACTTCTGGCGCCCCAGCGCCGAGGCCCTCACCGTGGTCCGCCGGCGGCACGCCGGGCGCTTCCGTGCGCTCGGCAGCGGCGAGTGGGTGGCGCAGTGGCCGGACGAGCCCGACCACCGCGGCCCGCGCACGATCGCCTGGCTGATCGCCCACCTGACCGAGACGTTCTTCGAGCGCTGGGAGTGGACCTTCGGCGAGCGGATCCAGGGGCGCGCCGACATCACCCTGCACGGCAACGCGCGGGACGCGGTCGCCTGGCTGGCGCACTGGGTCGACGCCTGGCAGCAGTCGATCGCCGAGCTGGACGAGCAGCAGGTGATGACGATCGGCCTCAGCCAGGCCTCCGAGCTGGATGCAGCCGAGCCATTCGGCCACGTCGCGCTCCGGCTCAATCGCGAACTGATACACCACGGCTCCGAAATCATGACGCTGCAGGACCTGCACGCGCTCGCCGCCTGA
- a CDS encoding fumarylacetoacetate hydrolase family protein: MRIARFSVDDEPKYGIVETDDPEGLVGTVAVLDSDPLYRPVQFTGETLQLSDVRLLAPVIPRSKVVCVGRNYAAHAAELGNDVPAEPLIFLKPNTSVVGPRDGIVYPEQTNDLHFEGELAVVIGRICRDLPRERAHEVIFGYTIANDVTARDLQKSDGQWARAKGYDTFCPLGPWISTELDVSDLRVSTELNGELKQDGRTSQFIFDIPEVLAYITSFTTLLPGDVVLTGTPAGVGPMLPGDEVAISVEGLGTLTNKVIVRD; this comes from the coding sequence GTGCGTATCGCCAGATTCTCCGTCGACGACGAACCGAAGTACGGGATTGTCGAGACCGACGATCCCGAGGGACTCGTCGGCACCGTCGCCGTGCTCGACTCGGACCCGCTCTACCGGCCGGTCCAGTTCACCGGCGAGACGCTGCAGCTGTCGGACGTCCGGCTGCTGGCCCCGGTGATCCCGCGCAGCAAGGTGGTCTGCGTCGGCCGCAACTACGCCGCGCACGCCGCCGAGCTGGGCAACGACGTGCCGGCCGAGCCGCTGATCTTCCTGAAGCCGAACACGTCGGTGGTCGGTCCGCGCGACGGCATCGTGTACCCCGAGCAGACCAACGACCTGCACTTCGAGGGCGAGCTGGCCGTGGTGATCGGGCGGATCTGCCGCGACCTGCCCCGCGAGCGGGCGCACGAGGTGATCTTCGGCTACACGATCGCCAACGACGTGACCGCGCGTGACCTGCAGAAGTCCGACGGCCAGTGGGCCCGGGCCAAGGGCTACGACACGTTCTGCCCGCTCGGCCCGTGGATCAGCACCGAGCTCGACGTCAGCGACCTGCGGGTCAGCACCGAGCTGAACGGTGAGCTCAAGCAGGACGGACGGACCTCGCAGTTCATCTTCGACATTCCCGAGGTGCTGGCCTACATCACCTCGTTCACCACGTTGCTGCCCGGCGACGTGGTGCTCACCGGCACCCCCGCGGGTGTCGGTCCGATGCTGCCCGGCGACGAGGTCGCGATCAGCGTCGAAGGACTCGGAACTCTGACGAACAAGGTGATCGTGCGTGACTGA
- a CDS encoding class I SAM-dependent methyltransferase — MGLDAVELEQVAANEADWDARAPLHAASDFYDRPAEFWFAEYEWEDLGELAGREVLHLQCHLGTETIAFARRGARVTGLDLSAQSLTEARRLATEAQVDIEYVHANVYDAVQALQGRTFDVIYTGKGALCYLPDLPKWVDVISRLLKPGGMLYVVEFHPLLNSLRPVSLPGESDELILRNDYLEGRGAIAHESTVTYTGDVVPGRHRSFEWMHGLGELVTSVSAGGLHLDSLRESEVLPWPRWPSMLQTAEGWWRLPEDAPRIPLLFALKATKPDGWAT; from the coding sequence GTGGGGTTGGATGCGGTGGAGTTGGAGCAGGTGGCGGCCAACGAGGCGGACTGGGACGCCCGGGCGCCGTTGCACGCGGCCAGTGACTTCTACGACCGGCCCGCGGAGTTCTGGTTCGCGGAGTACGAGTGGGAGGACCTGGGCGAACTCGCGGGGCGGGAGGTGCTGCACCTGCAGTGTCACCTGGGCACGGAGACGATCGCCTTCGCGCGGCGCGGAGCACGGGTGACCGGGCTCGACCTCTCGGCGCAGTCGCTGACCGAGGCGCGCAGGCTCGCCACCGAGGCGCAGGTGGACATCGAGTACGTGCACGCGAACGTGTACGACGCGGTGCAAGCCCTGCAGGGCCGGACGTTCGACGTCATCTACACCGGCAAGGGAGCGCTCTGCTACCTGCCCGACCTGCCGAAGTGGGTCGACGTGATCAGCCGGCTGCTGAAGCCCGGCGGCATGCTCTACGTCGTCGAGTTCCACCCGCTGCTCAACTCACTCCGTCCGGTCTCGTTGCCGGGGGAGTCCGACGAACTGATCCTGCGCAACGACTACCTGGAAGGCCGCGGAGCGATCGCCCACGAGTCGACGGTGACGTACACCGGGGACGTCGTCCCGGGCCGGCACCGCAGTTTCGAGTGGATGCACGGTCTCGGCGAGCTGGTCACCAGCGTGTCCGCCGGAGGACTCCACCTCGACAGCCTTCGGGAGTCGGAGGTCCTGCCGTGGCCGCGCTGGCCGTCGATGCTGCAGACCGCCGAGGGATGGTGGCGACTGCCGGAGGACGCGCCCCGCATCCCGCTGCTCTTCGCGCTGAAGGCAACGAAGCCCGACGGTTGGGCTACCTGA